One Candidatus Thorarchaeota archaeon DNA segment encodes these proteins:
- a CDS encoding 4Fe-4S binding protein — MKGRRGRRSGRRRNRRPRRSSRIRVRRAAYPSSTVVQTSTDSTQIQGPTVDPSKCVGCGICAENCPTGAIRVVDGTAQIDPSKCRHCGICVRVCPQNAIS; from the coding sequence ATGAAAGGACGTAGAGGAAGAAGATCGGGACGACGCAGAAATCGTAGACCAAGGCGCTCATCTCGAATCAGGGTACGACGAGCTGCTTACCCATCTAGTACCGTAGTACAAACCAGTACAGACAGCACACAGATTCAGGGACCCACTGTAGACCCGTCAAAGTGTGTGGGTTGTGGCATATGTGCTGAGAACTGTCCTACTGGCGCGATACGCGTCGTTGATGGTACGGCTCAGATTGACCCCTCAAAGTGCAGGCACTGTGGAATCTGTGTTAGAGTTTGTCCACAGAACGCGATTAGTTGA